The region AGAAGTGGATTCCAAATAGAAACCAAAAAGGGAAGGCTCTTTTTCCCCGGTCCAACCAACCCAATAAGCAATGACGCCAGTATTCCAGTAGGGGGAAGGCTTTCCCACTACTACGAAACATGGTGCCAGCGGTTCACAAGTCAGTGGCTCTTGAAAATAGTGTTGGAAGGTTACAAGATAGAATTCGAGTATCCCCCACCCCTGCAGTATGTGGTAACTCCACAGCCAAAATCACCAGACCAAAGGAAGGCATTACAGGAGGAGGTTGCTTCCCTTCTGGAAAAAAGAGTGATCCGAGAGGTACCATCCTGCCAGAGAGGCCAAGGGTTCTACTCACCAGTTTTTCtgataaaaaagcctcagggagccTTCAGATTTATTCTAAATTTAAAGGGGTTGAACAGGGCCGTAAAATACAGGAAGTTTCGAATGGACAATGTGAAGTCTGTAATAACCCTGTTGCAAAAAGACTGTTTTCTAGCTTCTCTGGACCTCAAAGATGCCTACCTGCATGTACCAGTTCATCTAGAGTCCCAGCAATTCCTAAGATTTGCAATTCACCTACAAGAAGAGGTAAGACATTTCCAATTTAATGTGTTACCTTTTGGGCTAGCTTCATCACCTTGGCTGTTCACAAAGGTGATGGCAGAAGTTTTGGCAGTCTTGAGGTGTAGGTCCATTAACATCATTGCTTACCTAGATGATTTATTGATTTGGGGTAATTCTTTACAGTCTGTAAGTGATCAGGTTAAGATATGCATTGATAATCTAGAGTCTTTAGGCTGGTTAATTAACTGGTCAAAATCGGCGCTAATACCCAGCCAATCTATGGAATATCTGGGGTTTATTTTTTCCTCCCGCCAGCAAAGAGTATTTCTCCCAGAAAGAAAAGTTTCGGCAGTACTTaattctgttctttcttttcagaaaTCAAGGTCCATCAGTATAAGAAAAGCCATGGCACTTCTCGGTCTGTTAAGCTCAGTCTTCCCTGCAGTACAATGGGGTCAATTCCATGCCAGGAACCTGCAGTTGTGGATACTAAGGAGCTGGAACAGGAACATTTCAGCACTAGAAAGGAAGATTCTGATCCCATACGGTGTGAAAGTGTCGTTAAACTGGTGGCAGGAACTGTCTCACCTATCGGAAGGCCGCATGTGGTTTTTTCCAGTACAAAGAATCATAACGACGGATGCCAGTACGTGGGGGTGGGGCGCTCACATGGACTCTCTACCAGCACAAGGGCAGTGGTCCAGGGCTATGGCAATAAGATCCTCCAACAGCAGAGAACTGGAAGCAGTATGGAGAAGCCTTCAATTCTTCAAGGATCAAATCAATCAGTGTCATGTCCTGATCAGGTCCGACAACAGCAGTGTAGTGGCTTACCTGAATCATCAGGGAGGAACAAGAAGTCGTCGGTTGTGGTCTCAGACAGCAAGGATTCTGCATTGGGCAGAGAGCAACTTAACATCCGTCAGAGCAGTTCATTTGAAGGGGACTTGCAATGTTGTGGCAGACTATCTCAGCAGGTCAGCGATATTACAAGACGAATGGTCTCTGAATCCAGAAGTATTTGTTCAGATCAGCCAGGCATGGGGCACCCCTGCAGTAGACTTATTCGCAAGGAGACAAAATTCAAAGTGTCTAAAGTTTTGCTCCCTGTATCCAAAGGACAATCCGTGGGAAATAGACGCTTTCTCGATAGAGTGGCGGTTGAACCTGATGTATGCATTTCCCCCAATACCTCTGATATCAAGGGTTCTGAACAAGATtatgcaggacagagcacaagtaaTTCTCATAGTACCTTTCTGGCCGAAAAGACCGTGGTTTGCTCTGTTACAGAATTTAGCGATGTGTCAACCAATAATGTTACCAGTCAGAACAGATTTGTTGTCGCAGGGCCCAGTTCTTCACCCGGACTTCAAGCGTCTTCACCTTTCAGCATGGAGATTGAGTGGGGAATCCTGAAATCAAAGGGGTTTTCGGATAAACTTTCTGAAACGTTAATACAATCCCGCAAGAAGGTGACGAGGCAGATTTATCAGAAGACATGGAAAATTTACTGTGAATGGTGTACAAGGAAAGAGAAGGATTCTAGACTTTCCGCCTCAGCTCTGGAATTTCTTCAGGATGGATTTCAGATGGGGTTAAGTTCCAGCACTCTTAAAGTTCAGACAGCAGCTTTGAGTGTAtatttagagagaagattagCTCAGGAGGAGTTTTTTCTTCGTTTTTTTCAGGGAATTAAACGTCTCAGGCCTGTGGTGATATCTAAGGTGCCCCCTTGGGACTTGAATGTGGTGTTACAGAGTCTTTGTGAACATCCCTTTGAGCCTCTGGATCAGATTCCAGATAAATTTCTGACGTTGAAAACGGCCTTTCTTCTGGCAATCACCACAGCCAGGAGAGTCAGCGAACTTCAGGCCTTATCCATTAAGCCACCTTATTGTACCATCTCGGAGGATAGGATTACTCTACGTCCAGACTTTGCATTCCTTCCTAAAGTGACTTCAAAGTTTCATCGATCTCAGGAGATCTTTCTGCCATCATTCTGTGATAAACCAACTAATGAAAAGGAGAGGAAGCTTCATTGTTTGGATGTTAGGTGTATCCTTCATTATCTTGAAAGGACTGCATCTTGGAGAAGATCAGATGCCTTGTTggtgctgtttgcggggaaattcAAGGGGAGGCAAGCCTCTAAGACATCAATTGCAAGATGGATCAGACAAACTATCACCGCGGCTTATCAGACTCAAGGGAGGCCTTTACCGACCTCAATTAAAGCTCACTCCACAAGAAGTGTATCaacatcttgggcagagagggcaggcgcCTCGATAGAGCAGATTTGCAGAGCGGCCACCTGGTCCAGCCAAAATACGTTTGTCAAACATTATAGACTAAACTTATTAGCCAATACTGATCTAGCATTCGGAAGAAAGGTGTTGCAGGCAGTAGTCCCTCCCTAACTTATAATGTTCTTGTTTATcgtctcataggaggggtgctgtcaggaggacgttctgggaaagccaagcttacctcgggtaatgtcttttccagtagtccgagtgacagcacccctccgGCCCACCCTAATAAAGGGCATAATTAAATTAATCGTTTCAGCAGCATTTGGTGTCCGTGTCTTTTTTTATAACTGAATACCTTTTGTGAGTAACATCTTTATATactactcctgcctgcctgttatgcaaatttgtatcttctagcttcctgtccaaagtttgggagggagacaagtctcataggaggggtgctgtcactcggactactggaaaagacattacccgagGTAAGCTTGGCTTTTTTATGTATTGTATATGTATTATGAAAACCTAATTTCAGAATTGATTTGTAATGTGTTTTAATAGACACAGGTGTTTTATGCAGGCCATTTCTGATGCCAGACACATCCCCTATAGGTTTGTAGGCCTGTGAGCATGATGGTATCATCACATCACTCCTCTTACTGACCTGCTGGAAGGGCTTTCTTTTTAAACTTCATATACAAATTACTGTCTGATGTAAAGCATATTTTATTTGTGATGCTGGGATGTAGCTGTGTGGCTGACCTTAGTCTAATCACTAAATATCTTTCATGTTTTTCAGAGCATCATCCAGGATCTGAAGAAGAACTTTGAGATTGTTAAGCTGGTAACTGCTAGCCTGGTGGCGTGCCATCGTCTGGCTGTTAATACTGTCGGTCCCGGAGGGCTGGTCGGATCCACCTTGGTTGATGGCAGATACACTTACCGGGAGGTATCAGacactgaaagtcttgatctagaAATCTGTGCCAACAGCTTCATTTATTTGTTACATATATTCTCCATTTACTCTCTTACTTAAAGCATAACACCATTCAGAAGAATTTCACTTCCTGTTATTCCAAAAGGAATCAGAGGAAAGACATTCAGGActagtttaaccatttcaggaaCATGCGAGGTGAAATCTATAATGTGCTTGTACACCCCGGTCTCTGACAGCACTTAGATTTCCCCTGTCCACTTTTTCCCGTCGTAATCTGTTGCAGTCTGATGACAGCTGAGCTCAAGCTTctgattggcttctgaccctgtgattaTTGCGAGCCAATCGCAGTGATCATAAAttcaaaatagaaaaataaaaagttcCTTGTGATAGGAAGGCGTGCCAAATTTTCTTTTAAACTGTACCTGTTGTCTGGCACTCATGTTGATCTTCTGACATCAGTAGCGTCTGGAAAAATCCTGTAATGTGGTTAATCCAAACAGGctacagtcagagcacctgttctgcatgctttttcagtctATAGGGCAGACTGAGTCAcctccggacactccggtttcctcccacatcccaaaaacatacagataaggcaattggcttccctctaaattggccctagactacgatgcatagtccatctcctctgagggacagttaagtgaccgtatactctgtacagatgatgtttgcgctatataaatctgggctgtggagtcggtacaaaaatcttccgactccgactcctcagtttctgaaaccacgactccaactcagactctgggtacccaaaatgactgactcctcgactcagactccttagtctaatacttaacagggctgtggattttgtacaaaaatcatccgactgtatgaaatcaacaactccaactccgggtgcccaaaattgcctcgactccaactccgactccacagccctgatataaaTGCGAAATAATAGTAAATAGCTAAAGGTATTAGATACGCCGCatcagggggacagccaggcaacttgcattgttaaaaaggaaataaatatggcagcctccatatcctactcacctcgggttccgttGAAGAGGCCAAAGCAGCGCTGTCTTCAAGCAGTTAAGtgacatagggctctattcataaaaggctgtgcggggaaaaaatcttggagggaaaataccgcattcggtattttagacttctgtgtgctaattcataaaaaaagtttacaattgcgatagaagttcggtatttacccgaactaggctggcggtaacatgagaagctgcctgagttgattcaTTTTCTTCttgcagagacagcgttacaataaGAGGCAGCCCcatcttccctttagatgtgcatttaaaaaaaattaactgcctctccttgccccgaATCTGcgatgaatctgtctattagtctttctaaacaatctattaaattgccacagcttagaagaacttcaagaaatgttacacatgcaggctatctgatgtataaaacatgaaaacaggtacccaagagattaaaaaacacagcctgggtattctggaagCCTTTTTTTGTTCCGTCCTcgccgctgctgcctgggagatctgtctccattaacttggcTGTTATCCGCTCTCTTATCACCTTTTCTAAACAGAcggtattctccgtcccaataccgcctgctctaatctttatgaattgacatttagtgacgtgttgagataatcactgcaTAAGGCTGTAATTtcctgcactgctcaggaatgaatgtcagcttttcatgcagaaacCGCTTTTATGATTTGACATtttaagtgctcagtaaagtcagctgttttcagcattaccgcatgcgggaataatttatgaatagaggccatagtTGTATATGGCCCAGCAAGCTGTGAATTTTGCTTAGGATCTTGTCATATAGGACTTTGTGCTGACACAGCAAAAGAAAtagagatggtcattgagatgctaatTATTCAGAGTTTATGCAGATTTTACTGTAAGTTGATGCAAATGCTTCAGCATCTGGGTTTGGTCAGTTTTTAGGCTGCATAACATTTGCAAGagctctgaattatttgcatctcactgaccatccctaagggctctttcacattagggcagattttctgcgtttcaacgcaaagggtaaagtttgcattacccaaggtgaaatgaaagtccatagactttcattttagcttttacatataacgcagcctttttgtgcgttgcgttacactgcacccaggcgcagtttttcggtcgacgctagctttatgcgttacaatgttagtcaatgtaaaacgcacactatgcgcgtttttaatccgttaacgcaggcaatcagtcccagaatgcaacagaggaacaatgtagaaagttgaaaactaaaagaaaaaaaaattacctgcgtttttctatgtgctgtaacgcattgaaaacggattaaaaacgcacactcactgcagtgcaacgcatatcaaaacgcattaaaacgcatacaacaaaacgtatgctttgagcgttctccaacgcaagctctgatgtgaaagagccctaaacagAAATAACTCTGAACTCCTCACGAGCGGACAAGGAAGAAAAGTTTCCTTAAAAACACTGTTGATTGGAAGTTGATGTATTTGGTTATTTTGCATAAATTGTAAGTTGATGTGTTTGATTATTTGCTTAACCCTCAAGCATCTTTTGTTGGTGAAAAATAACATCAGCGTTTCCCCATTTCAGTATTTGGAAGCCCATCTGAAATTCCTAGCATTTTTCCTCCAAGAAGCCACCCTGTACCTTGGCTGGAGCCGTGCCAAAGAGATCTGGGAGTGTCTCGTCACCGGACACGACATTTGCGAGCTGGATCGGGAAGTAAGTGCTATGTGCAttgtataaaatcatttttttttaaatagatagaGTTAAGAAATGGTGAGAACTATTTTTCATTCGTCAAGAGTGACTAATCATCATCGTCTAGACCCGGGTATGGGAAGCAGAGTCCATGTTTCGGGGGGAAAAGCAGAATTCTTGTTCTGTGTCTTGCTGCACAGCATGTGCCATTGTTGTGTCATTTGATCTGTCCTCATAGTTTAATACCAACTTACTCGGAAGCTCCTTGGGGGTCCATTGCATTTATCGGTAAGGAGGCCTTGACTCATATTTATCAGGCACCCGACTTTCACCACCTTACCAATAAATTTAATGGGCCCCTATGGCGGCGCTCAAAAATtgactttttttcaaaattattattattttagcagTAGGGGCCGTTAAACTTCGCTTTGAAGGagaaagggttaaagagaaccttaaagtggatgcgagataaacttttactcattgcataattgttcctttcatatagtttatagggcattcctcaaaccaaatactacttttgttttgttttaatactctaattccctataaactaaacaagccttgcccacagcttttcagagagccttggcactcagtcccaggtagcaagggcatgtgggagctcagtctgggcaggaggaggaggaggttactagccagagatttcagaggcgagGAGGagattgagctgagggctggagattctatcagcttgcctcagtgtagtgtgacaagcagaacaaggctgctgtcgtatcacaggaagaaataatcatattctgttgaagctgtttgcagctagatttgctgtgtaaactttctaaactttaggtaagatatatagacaagttacttgttatagttactttttcatctctgattctctttaacccccccaaaaaaactactgctctggtcccccgccatcAGCTAGTTTCCTTTTTGCCGACTGTGAGTCAGCAGGCCGCTATGCGTACCTTTGcacacattcccgctggtgcagaaagCTGTTGCAGAGATTaacatgtacatttttacgcgttacaggtGCAACGAGTAAATTTGTACACATTGCGCCTCCAACATGTTAAAATGTACGTGTTAAAATCCGCGATaacttcctgcactagtgggaatgcgtgcaAAGGACTTAGTCGGCAaacacaaaactagctggcagcgggggaccagagcggCAGCGAGTGgcttcgagggcacaggatggctgcaggggtctggtagatgccccaggtaagtgaaacgcattcattttatttatttttttaatttaatttatttttttagtgttaaggttccctgtaaggtTAGCCAAGGGTGTGGGTTCTGATTTGTTAGGGTCAATTAGGgttatctggggggggggagtggtttaAGGTTCAGTATcagtagtgggagggttcagtgtaagAATAGACTTTAGGTATAGCTATAGTAATATATcagtattaaatactgatattttacaatcGTTTTTGCACTTCGATAGTAGAATACTATTAGAAACCATAATAGTAGAtaaactgcaggaaaaaaaagtggcacttggttccctttaatactgagGTTGTGTACAGTAAATCCATCACTAAGCAAGACAAATTCTGAAAGGAATCTTGTTGATTAGTGTAAATTTTCAGTGTTAGCTTTGGAACTGGGCTTTTCAAGTTCAAGAATCCACTGTGTAACTTTGCTTGCTTCAGCTGTGCTCCTCTCCAAACAGGCCTAAAGTTAAAGCTAATCCGAGatcaaaaactaactataacaagtaacttggctATATAtcttatagagatggcccgaacggttcgcccgcgaaattACACGCGCGAACTTCGATGGTTCGTGTCCGCGGTGAACCACGAACTATAtgagagttcgacccgccccctatactacatcattagggttaactttgacccttCACATCAGTCAGCAGAGACagggtagccaattaggctacactccctcctggagccccccccccccccttataaaacgcaggcactgTCAGCTGGGTACATACGTTAAGATAtcccgctcgattcgcgggatcgaacggatcgattcGATATTTTtaaacatgctcgattggatttcgatcttttttttatgttaaaggagttttctaaaatgacagtgtgcaaataatgtcttaagtagctgtgtaaacattttcctacttttcgtgtttaaatatcagaggcaaaagctgtaatttattgaaggtaggatttagctatattgggacaaatcaattgcagaaggggtgtcagctttaatgcacagccagagttgcatatcagactactgaaagcaaatatcaaacagatCAAACTCtgaaaagcaaaaacagtatgaaaagtttcctctgctctcttcagacacttcagtcagaaacacatgacacaggatctgcagctgttgagagctctctctctctctgtcacacacagagctacatatTGAGTTAACTGATcaggtgtgaggggaatttcccctctcctcatggctcagtcagccatcagttttggcgtcagtaaagattGTAAGTATTTTGCGaacagtaaacaatgaagttgctactaaaatgtatacaccagtacttagcagcactacccaagcaattcctgtgtcaattgaaaaaatatgtgaatcgatagtattcctttaagtatgcaaaatcaacggcaggaacgatcgaaatctGATCgaccatgtttgaaataatcgaatcgaaccgcgaatcaagcgggaaatcttaacgtgtgtacccatcattcgagaagggagagaacctggctgctgacatagggaaagcttagttaggctcttgtgttaggcttgttaggttgctccttcttgctgatcttattgctaaaaagcactcctcatcctcaacagttcttttgagagctaatgttgttcatgttgtcaggaaccggcccgcggcatgcctgcgtatacggttcccgactgcgagtttgaccagatcaagcggggagcagccttatataagctacaaacaaggctgtgaccccccagaacacttctcactgccaccactagcgactTGCTAGACacatccactctgctgtcgagtgctcagcgcgcaatccgcgttttcgtattcgggtcagctttgcgctttaggccgaatacgggaacgccacacacacacacagactaaacacacacacacagactaaacacacacacacacagactaaacacacacacacacagactaaacacacacacacacagactaaacacacacacacagactaaacacacacacacacagactaaacacacacacacacacacacacacacacacacacacacacacacacacacacacacacacacacacacacttgcaatcttacactgtagtgaagcaagacCACTAAACAGTCGtttcgaacgatactgttagccactctgctgtcgctactcgcactgacgttttcgtacgttgggtcagctgcgccctttaggccaacgtatgacaaatgcccccacacacaatgcaattacaatttcatatggtagtgttgctcaagcatacaattaggcatggatttatacacagttgcacttcaatctcttctaggttatgagtgttagtttagcacagcagaagtcaagcttattaaccacttcagcctacagcttcgaaaatcttatgcatccaagcaatgttcacctcccattcattcgctaataactttatcgctacttatcaaaattaattgatctatatctcgttttttccgccactaattaggctttctttaggtagtacattttgctaagagccactttactgtaaatacattttaacaggaagattaagatagaaatggaaaaaaaacattatttctcagtttttagccattatagtttaaaattaatacatgctacagtaattaaaacccatgcattttatgtgcccatttgtcccgcttattacaccatttaaattacgtccctatcacaatttatggcgccgatattttatttagaaataaaggtgcattttttcaatttgcgtcgatcactatttacaagcttataat is a window of Hyperolius riggenbachi isolate aHypRig1 chromosome 6, aHypRig1.pri, whole genome shotgun sequence DNA encoding:
- the LOC137521254 gene encoding uncharacterized protein, with amino-acid sequence MVPAVHKSVALENSVGRLQDRIRVSPTPAVCGNSTAKITRPKEGITGGGCFPSGKKSDPRGTILPERPRVLLTSFSDKKASGSLQIYSKFKGVEQGRKIQEVSNGQCEVCNNPVAKRLFSSFSGPQRCLPACTSSSRVPAIPKICNSPTRREIKVHQYKKSHGTSRSVKLSLPCSTMGSIPCQEPAVVDTKELEQEHFSTRKEDSDPIRCESVVKLVAGTVSPIGRPHVVFSSTKNHNDGCQYVGVGRSHGLSTSTRAVVQGYGNKILQQQRTGSSMEKPSILQGSNQSVSCPDQVRQQQCSGLPESSGRNKKSSVVVSDSKDSALGREQLNIRQSSSFEGDLQCCGRLSQQVSDITRRMVSESRSICSDQPGMGHPCSRLIRKETKFKVSKVLLPVSKGQSVGNRRFLDRVAVEPDVCISPNTSDIKGSEQDYAGQSTSNSHSTFLAEKTVVCSVTEFSDVSTNNVTSQNRFVVAGPSSSPGLQASSPFSMEIEWGILKSKGFSDKLSETLIQSRKKVTRQIYQKTWKIYCEWCTRKEKDSRLSASALEFLQDGFQMGLSSSTLKVQTAALSVYLERRLAQEEFFLRFFQGIKRLRPVVISKVPPWDLNVVLQSLCEHPFEPLDQIPDKFLTLKTAFLLAITTARRVSELQALSIKPPYCTISEDRITLRPDFAFLPKVTSKFHRSQEIFLPSFCDKPTNEKERKLHCLDVRCILHYLERTASWRRSDALLVLFAGKFKGRQASKTSIARWIRQTITAAYQTQGRPLPTSIKAHSTRSVSTSWAERAGASIEQICRAATWSSQNTFVKHYRLNLLANTDLAFGRKVLQAVVPP